The segment AACTACCTAGAAGCTTGGTTTGCTGGTGAACTTTGGTCACCATCCGAAAGTGGAGTGGGAGCGAATTGTGCGTTGACGACATGCGGTCTTGATCAACCACGAAACACACCAAATACACGAAAGTTGCGCGCGTCGACGATCCTGTCCTTTCGTGTGTTTAGTGTATTTCGTGGTTCAAAAATTCATGCTGATGGGAGAATGTCTGATCATGTCGTTGCAACTGCCTTGCGTGGATTCGCGTTCCGATGAAATGCGGATTCAATTAACCACGAAACACACTAAATACACGAAAGTTGCGCGCGTCCACGATCCTGTCTTTTCGTGTGTTTAGTGTATTTCGTGGTTCAAAAAGTCGCGATGAACTGATCATGTCCGATGAAGTTATTGCAGTCGGCGGGTTTCATTTCGTGCAACGATGACATGCACCATTGACTAACCACGAAACACACCAAATACATGAAAGTTGCGTGCGTCGCCGATTATGTCTTTCGTGTGTTTAGTGTATTTCGTGGTTCAAGAAAGTCATCCTGAGGTAGTTGCGGGGCGTCCTCTGTGGTGGATATCCGGAGACCGTGTAGGTTTGGCCTCTTTGATGCGCTGAGTTAAACTGGATAGCTCAACTCATCAACGCACCAACTCACATGCTAACCAACACAATGAGACAAATTTCGATCCTCGCATCCATTTTGGCTTTCGCCGTTGTGCTGCAAAGTGCCTCTGACTTGAGGGCTCAGGAAAAAGAAACGAAGGAAGATTCGAAAAAAGAAGCAGCCATACCGACGATTGCAGAAAAAGTCGAAGGCATGCAATCTTTCGACGGCTACTTCCCGTTTTACTGGGACGCCAAAACCGGCGCCATTCTGATGGAGATCAGCCAATGGGATCGCGAGTTTCTGTATGTGCATTCGTTGGCGACCGGTTTGGGATCGAATCCAGTCGGGCTCGATCGCGGCCAGTTGGGTGACGAAAAAGTTGTTCACTTTCGCCGTATCGGACCCAAAGTCCTGTTGATACACAGAAACCTTCGCTTCCGGGCAATTACTGACAACAAACTCGAACGCAGGGCTGTCCAGCAATCGTTTGCCATGTCTGTCATTTGGGGCGGCGAAGTCGTCGCGGAAACCGATCAAACCGTTTTGGTTGACGTGACCGATCTGCTGGTAAGCGACATGCATGGTGTCGTTGAAACGTTGAAGCGAAATGAGCAGGGCGATTACTCTTTGGATGACAAACGGAGTGCCGTCTACCTTGCTAACTGCAAAGGCTTTCCTGAAAACACGGAACTGGAATCGACATTGACTTTCTCGGGCAGCAAACCCGGGAATTACGTCCAGCAAACCACTCCGACGCCCAACGCAATCACGTTGAGGCAGCACCATTCGTTTATCAAGCTGCCCGATGACAAATACAAGCCACGAAAATACGACGTCCGAAGTCCCAGTATCTTTATCACGTTCGCTGACTACGCATCGCCTCTTAACGCAGAACTGCAGCAGCGATGGATCACCAGACATCGGTTGATCAAAAAGAATCCGGACGCTGAATTATCCGAAGCCGAAGAGCCAATCGTCTACTACGTCGACGCCGGCGCACCAAAACAAATCCAGCAAGCATTGGTTGAAGGAGCCAGTTGGTGGAACGAGGCCTTTGAGGCTGCCGGATTCAAAGATGCCTTCGAGGTCAAGCTTCTTCCTCCTGACGCCGACCCGCTGGATGTTCGTTACAACGTGATCCAATGGGTACATCGCAGCACGCGAGGGTGGAGCTATGGTGGCAGCGTCATCGATCCGCGAACGGGAGAAATCATTAAAGGCCACGTGACGCTCGGCTCGTTGCGGGTTCGCCAGGATCAGCTGTTGGTTCAAGGATTGCAATCAGGACCGACGAGCGCGGCGGATCGTTCGCGCTGTGCCTGCTGTGGCATCGGCGGGATCGTTGAAGACACGACACTCGCAGCAATGGATGCGGAATCAAAGCCCCTCGATGTGGCGCTGGCCCGGATCCGTCAGCTTTCGGCGCATGAGGTGGGACACACGCTCGGCTTCGTGCATAACTTTGCGGCCAGCACTTACGGCGATCGCGAATCGGTGATGGATTACCCCGCACCGCGCGTGAAAATCACCGACGAAGGAGAACTGGATTTGTCGGACGCTTATGGAGTTGGAATCGGTGAGTGGGACAAAGTTTCTGTGCAGTTCGCCTATTCGCAATTTGATAAAGACGAATCCGAACAGCTAAACAAAATCCTGGAAGGTGCGAAAAAGCAGGGGATGCTGTTCATCAGTGACGCCGATGCCAGGCCAGCAGGAGCCGCACATCCGATGGGCAATCTTTGGGACAACGGCAGCGATCCGATTGAGCAATTGAAGCATGTGATGAAAGTCCGCCGCATCGCCCTTGATCGCTTTGACCCCAAAAAGCTTCCAGCGGGAACGACACAAGCCGATGTCGCACAGTACTTCACGCCTTTGTTTTTGCATCACCGATATCAATTGAACGCCGCCGGGAAAGTCCTGGGTGGTTCGAACTATCACTATGGATATGTGGATCACGATAACCAGCCACATTCGATGGTTGATTCAGCAAAGCAAAAGGCTGCGATGGCAGAACTGATTGCCGCCATCGAGCCGGCTCAGCTGGCGATTTCGTCGGAAGTGTTGTCAGCGATCAATCCACGGCCATACTCGACGATACGCGATCAGGAGATTTTGCCAACACAAACAGGTCGTGTCTTCGATCCACTTGCCGCCGCACGAGTGGCAACAGATCTGACTTTGAACGAATTGTTTCAGCACCAGAGGCTGGCGAGATTGACGGTTCAATCACGATTCGACAAAGAGTTGGAAGTTAATACGATGGTCAGCAGTATGGTGAACACGATTTGGGCGAATTCACTACCGAGTCAGTTCGAAGGTAGGCCGGAGCCGGTTCAAATTGGTCGCGTCGTTCGCGAAGCCCTCGTTGAGAAACTGGTCCAGCTAGTGGACAACCCGGACGCTTCTCTCGATGTCCGCAGCGCTGCCACTGCTTGTCTAACCGATGTTGCAACCCAAAAGAATCAGAACGCCAAAAGTTCTTCCAGCGAGTTGGCTTTTTGCAATATGCTTAGCCGTCGCGCGAAGCAGGTTCTCGAACGTCCGTTTTCGATTTCGCCTGAGAACAAAATCTTGCGTCAGCCACCGGGAAGTCCTATCGGCTCAGGCGGTGAGTAGGCAGTCTGTGAGCCAGAATACGTTTCTCTATAGCGAAGCGATCAGGTCAACTGGATACGGAACAAGGCCTCGCTGGACGACACGTTCAAACGCCTCGTCGCCACCTGCGGTGAAGATGTTGTTGCGGGCATTGCCACGATTAAGCGCATGATAGACCTGCCTGGAAAAATCGGAGCGAAGAGCACGAGGCATGGGTTTTATCCCAAAAGCAGGGGCTTAAGGTGATCGCCCAAACAACTCAACCCATTATGCCAATTAGGCTCCTCATATCTTTTCCTTGTTTGTGACACCTTTTCTTTGTTTGGAATTGCTTATCCCGCGTATCGAATCTTGGTGCTTGCGGCATTCGTAATCATCTTCGAAACTATTTAATCGAAGACTCAAGTGATTCGACAGAACCGAAAGACGGACTCTCATGGATTTAGTTAAATTCAACAAAATGACTGACTCGTTGCGCCAGTATCGGCGCGCCGAGTTGAAGGATTTTTCATCTGAACTAGGTGAAAGCCCGGCTTCACAACTGTATGTAGATCCTTTGCAAGGTGACGCAGTTCTGGCAACGGTAATGTCGAGCAACACGACGTTCTTGCTGGGTCGCAAGGGAACAGGGAAGAGTACTGTATTCGCAAAGGCGCAGTCTGAAATTCGCGAAAAAGGTGATTTAATTTCAGTGTATGTCGACGTGAAAAGTCTTTACGACTTGGCAAGTGCCGCCGATATAGCAATCAAAATTGATGAGAGTCTTGAAATTGATCCTGCTGTCTACCAAGCACATTTGATTCGAAAGCACTTCTTGGGAAGAGTTATTGAAGAACTGATCAGTGAGCTGCAAAAATCGTGTGACAAACGCTCTCTGATTGAAAGGTGGATTGGAAAAAAGAGGGGGTATCAAGAGCTACAAAGATCTTTGTCGGAAATTGGAAAAAGCGTTGCCAAGGCGGAATTAAGACAATCCGAGGTTCCGATTTTGCAGACCATAAATGCAAGTATCAAGAGTCGCAATGAAAAACAAGTTGGCGGTGAAAGTGCTTGCGAAGGCAGTGGTGGAGTAGAAGCAACCGCGTCGTTGATTGACACTTCGGCGAAAATTTCAGGTGGAGTTCGAGTTTCAGAGCAAGACTTTTCCAAAACTCTCGAAGATCAAGAGACCTATAACACCTATTCAAATGCAGTTGTTAAGAGTTTTCCATTCTCGGAACTGCTGACTGAAATCACAGACCTGCTGGAAGGCGCGGGATTGACGAGAGTCGTTGTTTTCTTTGACGATTTTTCCGAACTTCAATGGTCCGATCAACGATTGTTTGTTGATGTTGTTCTTTCACCGTTGAACAATTCGAGCAACGAGAAGGTCAAGCTCAAGATCGCAGGATACCCGGGGCGAGTCTATTTTGGGAAGATCGATCCGAGCAAAGTCGATACCTTGCATTTGGATTTTTCGAGGCTCAATAAATCAAATGAGATTCAAAGTGCCGAGTCGGCAGCGATTGAGTACACCGCTAGATTGCTGCGAAAGAGATTCGAAGCGTTTGGATTGCAGATCGAGGAATATTTTGAGGTCAGCTCGCAAACATCTATTGATGATTATTTTCGTTTGATATTCCAGGTTACATCTAATGTCCCTCGGACGATCGGACAGATTCTTCATCGATGCTACTTGGATTCGGTGTCTAGAGGAAAGAAGATTACGGGAGCTCAATTAAGGTTGGCTGCCGAAAAGTACTACAACGATGTCACAAAGCAATACTTCGAAATATCCAACCGGTTTGCCTTGGAGCCATTTGAACAAAAGCTTGATCGACACAATCAACGACTCTTACTTTCAAGAATAATTGAACACGCACGAGACGTTCGAAGGAGAATCAGGGCTGGCGAACTTGGTGGTTCATATTTCACTGACATTTCCAATCCACCTACGAGTCACTTTGCGGTGAGCCCCCAACTTGAAAAGATGCTTGGTTCGTTGGAGCTGAACTTCTTTTTGACAAAGTATGCCGACATGAGGGACAAAAATGGCAATGATGTTTCGATTTATTCTTTGTCATTGGGCCTCTGCGAAGCGGAAAAAATGCAATGGGGCTATCCGCCTGGAAGAGAATATCGAAATTACTTTACGCAACGCTGCTTTGACTACAACCGCAAGATAAAGGAGTTCTTGGCCGCAACTCAAACGATACGATGCGATGAGTGCGGTGCTTGCCATTCGATAGAAATGCAGGAGCATTTCGAGTTCTTCAATTGGCGGTGCAAGGACTGCAACATTGGTAATTGCGCGATAGTCCAGCTCTCTGATGACTTCGAAGCCGAAGTTCTAGCACTTGATCAAGCTCTTATGCTAGAACCAGTTGAATTGAAAATACTCTCAACACTTTTCGACGAAGACCTTGCGATGCGTGCTGGTGAAATTTCAGTTCTCATTGACTCGACGTATCAGTTGATTGGCAAAAGAACGAGTAAGTTGCACGACATGGGATTAGTTGAAAAGAAAGAGATTGACGGACATAGACGAAGCCAGATAACGGACAAGGCCAAGGAAGTCTACTTCAGTTAATACTCGTAGAACCAAGCAAATTACAAACGAACAAATAAAAGGTGTCAAACAAATAAAAGGTGTCAGGAGCCTATTTGGCAATTTGGGCACCATTTGCTAACCTGAACAAATAAAAGGTGTGAACAAATAAAAGGTGTCAGGAGCCTATTTGGCAATTTGGGCACCATTTGCTAACCTGATGCTTTGCGTTTCTCGGTTTCAGGATCGTTTTCATGCCCCGTGCTCTTCGTTCGGACTTTGCTGGGGAGATCTACCACGCTTTGAATCGTGGCAATGCACGAAACAATATCTTCTTCAAAGAGGGTGACTTCGAGGCCTTCGAACGAGTCATCAGGGAAGGGCTCGAAAAGTATCCAGTCGACCTGATTGCTTACCAGTGGATGAGTAACCACTGGCACATGGTGCTCTCCCCGCAGGAAGACAAAGCCATGTCTGCTTTTCTGGGTTGGGTCACGATGACCCATACTCAGCGCTATCATGCCCACAACAAGACGACTGGCTACGGCCACGTTTACCAGGGCAGGTAAAAGAGCTTTCCGGTTCAGGACGACGAACACTTTCACACCGTATGCCGCTACGTTGAGCGAAACGCGCTAACGGCGAAAGTCGTCACTCGTGCTGAAGACTATCGCTGGGGTAGTCTCTGGAACTGGCGCGGTGGTGATTCGGTGATCAAGCTATCGCCATGGCCAGTGAAACGGCTTCCCCGCTGGATTGAACGTGTCAATGAACCGATAACCAAGAAGGAAAAAGAAGCCCTGCAAAACTGCATCAAGCGCGGCAGACCATACGGAACTGAAAAGTGGGTTAGCAAAACGGCAAAGAAGCAGGGCTTGGAGATCACGCTAAGACCAAGAGGGCGGCCAAAGAAGCTTGCCTAGTCAGCCAATTTGGCTCCTGACACCTTTTTGTCCCTGTCTGTCGCATTTCGTCTTCCCCCTTCGCCAAGCTTCTTGGCGCAATCCCCTTTAGTCTTCCTCAACGCCGTCGGGAAGGTCTCTTGAGTCTTTGCATCACGTACTTCGCCTTCTGGCTTATCTTTTCGTTTGGTGAATCAACAAATTTTTTGAAGCTCGACGATAGCTCGGCATTCGCCCACTTCATGGCGGCATTCGACAAGTTCTTCATTTGGAGCTCATTAACCGTAGCGGGGTCGATGGAATTTATTGTGTTGATCAACGCAGTGACTACATTTTGCTGTACGTCGGAATCGAATTTGCATTTTACAAGAAATTTCATTCCAAGCTCCACTTTTTCATCGTCACCAGATTCAAGATAACTGACAAATCGGTCGGTCAAGAGTGATACTCCCTGTTCCATTTGCTCGATCAACTGCACTGCTTCGAAACGTTCTGCCATTTGTGCATCATCAAATTGGTCCAACATATTCTTTGCTGTGATTTCGGTGCCATTGTTTCGCAGGTAGTCCATGCATTCGTCCCGGCTACCTCGACGCTTATAGAACGCGTAGATGATTCCTTCCTCGGCAGCCTCGTCTTCCTGACTTGCAAGAATCCTGACAACTCGAACATCAACGTGACTCTTTCTGGAGTTTCTGAGATACTCACACAGAGTCGTTGATGTACTGGAAGTCGTAAACTTTTCGAGGATAATGGCAGCCTGATTTGCACGGGTTGGATCAAAACTTGAAATCGCCAGTTCCATTTTCTTGCCGATTTCGTTTCTGATTTCCTCATTTACATTGCCAGAAAAGTTGGTCAGGAATCTCCTCGCATGCTTGGACGCTTCTGTAGAGTCAGTGTCTGCAAGACTTTGGGTCAGAAGTTTGTTTTCATCAGTGTTCCATTCATCGAGCAGGTCTCTGGCGCATTCACGATAGTTTTCGTAAGCAGAGTTCATATGAGGGAGCACCATCCGCTCAGCGTCAGGTCCAATCTTCTCGAGAAGTGATTTGATGCTCGGGGAAAACTTGCCTTCCAGGCTGGCGACTAACCTGGCGTTCGCTTCTTCGCCAACCAGCTCCCGATAAACAGCCAGAAACGGCTCGCACCGCACGTATCCACCTGGTTTCTCGAATTCCTGCTCCAGAAAATGAAGCACGCTGGGGTCAGCCCACTGGCTGAGCGTGGATGCCGTGTGTTGTGACTGTTGCGGAAGCTGTATCAACGCTTTGCAAACGTCCGTTCGCCTGTCTGGAGCAAAGTTTTCCTGATTGGAAAGAAACTCAAGTGCCAATTCACGTTTGTCTTCGAATCCGGCTTCAAGATTCTGGATCGCTTCGTCGATTGACTCTGGCGATTTCAGTTGCTGATGGTCTTCGCCCAAGCGCACCGTCACGATCTTTTTCTTTTCTTGACGCGGGTTCTCTTTGGTAATTTCGGGAACGATGCCAACGAAAATAAACGCCACCATGAGTATCGACGCGATGCAGGAACCAACAACCCAGAATGGATTGAATCGCGTATTGGCGTAACTGCCATCGACCCCTTCGTTGCTTTCGCGGTTGAGTCGCAACAGGAATACACCTGCAATTGAAAGAAACCCGCCTCCCAGCAGCAGCGAAACGAACAGGATATCCGCCGAGCTGTTCTGATTAAGTTTCCCCCAGGAATAGGGAATGTTCGTCAACATCATCACGATTCCGAAGACAATCAATCCAACAGCGGCACTTCTTCGCTGGTTCCCAGGTAGAACTTTGAAAAGGAAAACCGAAAAGCAGAAGATGAGTCCAACAATCAGACTGCCGATAGCGCCTTTGAGCATCTAAATTAACTCGCCAAATCAGAAAAAAAGACAACTCCAATCGAATGTCTTATTCTAACCGAAAGTGATTCAGCTCGCAGAGCAACGATTCTGGTGAAAGCCGGGACTAAGTAGTGCTGTCAGGGCAATCTTGTTTTACGTGGCCAAATTCCAAGTCGTCGGGACTCACCTTCCTGTTTAGAGTCAATTTTGCGTCAATACTCGCCCAAGCAGCAAATAAAAGGTGTCAGGTGAGAAAGACGTTCTAAGGTCCGAAAGACGTTCTAAGGTCCGCGGTAACTTTGCCCGTCGCCGCGCGGTACCTTTGCCCGTCGCTGTCTCATCCGACGAAGACGAACACTTGCTGGCTGTGCTGCGTCATGTTGAACGCAATCCACGTCTGGCGAACCTCGTTGAGAAAGCTGAAGACTGGAAGTACGGCAGCTTGTGGCGAGCACTGAACCTCGACGACGCCGCACTAATATCCACATGGCCCATCCAGCGGCTTCGAACATGGAGAGCGATGGTCAATTACCCCCAGCATAGAAGTGAACTCAAGGCCATTCGAAAGTGCGCGAAGAAAAGATGCCCCTACGGATCAGTTCGATTCGTGACTCGGTTTCGTCGCGGTTGCAACTCAAGCACACGCTTCCAGCGCTGATGAACCACTATTCTTCGTTCACTCTCGGGTCGGGTCGTCGACTAATGTTGTGCTCGACGCTGGTGCCGCGGCGGATGGCGTCGTGGCCGAAACGATCCTTGAGCTGATCTTTCATCTCGTCCAATCGGTCGTGGCGAGAACGCTCTTCGTTGTCGAACAACATCTGCTGCTTGACGACGCTCGATGTCAAATTACTGACGCCCATCCCGACAAGTCGCACTCCATCGACAAGCTCGACGCGATCAAACAACTCGTTAACCGCCGATTCAAGTTCGTCCGACGATGAGGAAGGTTCACCGAGCGACAGCGAACGGGTGATCGTGCGAAAGTCGGCAAAGCGGACTTTGATCTGCACCGTTTTGCCGCGGATCTCGTGACGTCGCAATCGGCGACCGACTTGCTGCGTCAGTTCCATCAACCAGGCTCGCAGCGATTCACGGTCCGTCAAGTCGCGCGAAAAAGTCGTCTCGTGAGAAACCGATTTGGCGATTCGATCGGGCACGACCGGACGAGTATCGAGGCCGCGGGAAAGTCGCCAAAAATGTTCGCTGTTGATGCCAAAAAACTGCGACATCGTTGTTCGGTCCAACCCACGAAGCTGTTCGATTGTTTTCACGTTCAGGCGGTGAAACTTCTTCAACGTCTGTTTGCCGACACCCCAAACACGCTCGATCGGCAACGGATCAAGAAAGCCCTGAATGTCGTCAGGCGGAACAATGACCAGACCGTCGGGCTTGTCCAGATCGCTGGCAAGCTTGGCCAAAAACTTGTTCGGAGCAACGCCAGCGGAAGCGGTCAGGCCCAACTCGCTGAGGATCGCGTTTCTGATTTCTGTGGCGATTGTGGGCCCATCGCCAAAAAGTTTCTCGCAACCGGAAACATCGAGAAACGCTTCGTCCAGCGACAATGGCTCGACCAGGGAAGTGAAACGAAAGAAGATCTCGCGGATCTGTTTTGAGATTCTCGCGTAGTGCTCCATTCGCGTTTTCACGAACAGGACGTTGGGGCACAGTCGCAAGGCTTGCGACGACGGCATCGCGCTGAAGATCCCGTGCTTGCGAGCCTCGTAGCTGGCCGCCGAGATGACTCCACGGCCTTTTGGAGAACCGCCCACGACGACAGGGAGTCCGCGAAGTTTCGGGTTGTCGCGAATTTCAACCGACGCGTAAAAGGCGTCCATGTCGATGTGCAAAATCATGCGTTCACTTTTGCTTGCTGGCCCACGTGGCAAACTTCGCGATCTGAGGGTGGGATTTTAGCAGATCCAGCGAATGGAAATGCCGCCCCAGCTCTTTCTCTTTCGGCACGAACTTGTGGACCGCGTTGTGACAGTCGCGACACAGCGGAATCGTCGTTTGCATTTGCTCGCGTGTAAAATTCTTTTGAAACCACTTGTTGCGATGACACATTCGCGGAATCAGATGATGCTCCGTCGTGCCTTTCTTGGGAAAGCGGCCGCAGAGAGCGCATTCCGGATTTGTATTCAATGTTGCTCCTGTTAAGTGAAGTGAAGGATTTTGATCCGAGCCAGCGTCAACGTGAAGAATTGGTTTCGCAATCTCAGCCGTTTCGGCGCCAGTTTGGTTTGCCAGGTCGGCCTGACTCAATCGCGGCTCGCGCCAAAGCGGCTAACTTCAAAATCAAACTTTGGCTGGGCGCTAGGGCCAATAGACCACCTTCGTTTCGATCTATTGGTATAGTATGACGTCTCGAAACTTCCAAGGTTCAGAAACGAGTTCATGAGCGACAATCCGTATCAACTTTCTGCGGATTCCGTGATGGAACCGCCAACCACTCTGTTGGGCTCCATCAAGCATCTTGGTCCGGGCCTGATCCTGTCGGCGTCGATCGTGGGTTCGGGAGAACTGATCGCGACGACGGTGATGGGAGCTCAAGCCGGATTCGTCACGCTGTGGGTGATCCTGGTGAGCTGCCTTGTGAAAGTCGCGATCCAACTCGAATTCGGTCGGCACACGATCGCGACCGGCGAAACCACGATGCAGGCGTTGAACAAGTTGCCAGGGCCACGGATCGGCCAAACGCATTGCTCGATCTGGATCTGGCTGGTGCTGATGATTTCCAAGAACCTCCAGGTCGGCGGCATCGTTGGCGGGGTCGCCCTGATCCTACAGATTTTCTTTCCGACCGTGCCTATCTGGGTTTTCCTGGTGGTACTCTCGATCTGCGTTTCGCTGCTGGTTTCCCTGGGATACTACGTAGTTCTGGAGAAAGCTTCGATCGTGATGATCGCGTTGTTCACCGTGTTCACGTTGACGTCGCTGTTCATGTTGCAGTTCACTGACAACGCGGTCTCGATGAGCGACATCGCCAGCGGGTTCACGTTTCAGTTGCCGCAGGCTGCGTTGCTGGTGGCGGTGGGCGCGTTCGGAATCACGGGCGTCGGCGGCGACGAGATCATGGTCTACAACTATTGGCTGATCGAGAAAGGCTACGCTCGACACACCGGTCCGAACGATGGCTCGGAAGCCTGGGTTCGCCGAGCCAAAGGCTGGATCCGGATCATGTATCTCGATGCCTTGCTTTCGATGGTGGTCTACACGGTCGTCACGATGGCGTTCTATCTGTTGGGAGCCGCCATTCTTCACTCGCGAGGGCTGGTTCCGGAAAGCGGCGAACTGGTCGAAACGCTGTCGCAAATTTACACCCAGACGCTCGGCGGCGGGGCTCGCGTTGCGTTTTTGGTTGGCGCGTTCGTCGTGCTGTTCTCAACGCTGTTCGCCGCCCTGGCTGCCTGGACGCGATTGTTCGGCGACGCGTTCGGCCAGATCGGAATTTACGATTTCCAGGACACGAATGACCGTCGCAAAGCCATCGCGGTGCTTGCCTGGACGTTCCCGGTGATTTGGAGCGTGCTGTATCTGTTTATGACGACGCCGGCGTTCATGGTAATCGTGGGCGGCGTGATCACGACGTTCATCCTGGTGCTGGTGGTCGTGGCGGCGATAGATTTTCGGTACCGCAGGACGATCGATGCGTTGAAGCCTTCGGTGTGGTTTGACATTGCACTTTGGGCCAGCATCGTTGCGATTCTTGCAGTCGCGATTCAGGCATTGTGCTCGCTGTTTTTCGGCTGAGATTGCAGCCAGTTGTCGAGTTGGCGTCAAGTCGAGACGCTGTTTGTACACGGTGCTGAGCAACGCAAATCCCAAACGCAGCGACAAAAAAAACGGCCGCGGAAAGAAACCTCTTCCCGCGGCCATACCAATCGCCCTCGTCACCTAAGTGAACTCTTGGGTGTTTCAGAATGATGTTCGACGCGACTAGGGAATGAACCCCAGTCCAACGCTCGCCAAAGCCTGCCGGCGAATGCCTTCGCGACTGAACGGGATCGGGTCAAGCAACCAGGGAGCACAGTTTCCGGGTCGATAGAACCCGAGTGAATACTGACACTCGTTGGGAGGATTGATCGCCGAGTTGTACGGCAAGAAGATAATGCTGCGGAAGAAGTGGAACGTCGAATGAATCGGCTGCATGAAAGGCCCACGCGAATGTCCGTAGCGTTCCAGCTGAATGTTCTCAAAGAACAGCGGCTTGTGACACAGCGACGAGGCGTGCCACGTCACGGTCTGAGGAGTCCAGTTTCGCTGCAGCGAGCCGCGTTGTCCGATTGAGCAAACCGATGGTAACAGCCAGTTCTCTGCGATCGCTGCCCAGTCGGCTTCGCTAAGTTTCGCATACGGCAGCTTTTGCCCGGAATCCAGAACCACATAGCCGCGGCGAAGATCGACCATTGTGCCTGTCGCCAGGACGTTCCCTGACGCATCCGTCCACGATCGACTAATGCTTCCCATCTCGCTGCGTCGTGGACTGGCCGGCGGGCTCATGTCGAGCGAAATGTCGCGGATTGATTTGTCCAACAACAAACCTCGCAGCTCTTCACAGCCGCGGTCGTCGAAGACAGGTGGACCTTCATCGTCGTCATCTTCGTCGATTTCGAAGTCATCTTCGAGAGAATCGCTATCCGTATCGAGCGAACTTCGGGCACGTCGAGCTTCATCTGCTGCGGCCTCATCATCGAGGTCTAACAGCGATGGACGGGTGTCTTCAGAGGGTCGTTGCGGAAGCTCGTTGTCGCGATCCGCCCGTTCCTCGGCATCCAGTTCCGACTGCAACTGACGCAGACGTTCGGCATCCAGACTTTGCTGCTGTTGATCTTGCGGATTGTTGGCCGTTGGCCTGGCTGGCGAGCTCGTGTTACGGAAAACTGAAACCTGTCCCTGCCTCACAGTTCGAGCCGGATTTCCGTAGCTGACAGGTTGCGAATGAGAGGTGACTCTCGGCCGTTTCAAACCG is part of the Mariniblastus fucicola genome and harbors:
- the dinB gene encoding DNA polymerase IV, which gives rise to MILHIDMDAFYASVEIRDNPKLRGLPVVVGGSPKGRGVISAASYEARKHGIFSAMPSSQALRLCPNVLFVKTRMEHYARISKQIREIFFRFTSLVEPLSLDEAFLDVSGCEKLFGDGPTIATEIRNAILSELGLTASAGVAPNKFLAKLASDLDKPDGLVIVPPDDIQGFLDPLPIERVWGVGKQTLKKFHRLNVKTIEQLRGLDRTTMSQFFGINSEHFWRLSRGLDTRPVVPDRIAKSVSHETTFSRDLTDRESLRAWLMELTQQVGRRLRRHEIRGKTVQIKVRFADFRTITRSLSLGEPSSSSDELESAVNELFDRVELVDGVRLVGMGVSNLTSSVVKQQMLFDNEERSRHDRLDEMKDQLKDRFGHDAIRRGTSVEHNISRRPDPRVNEE
- a CDS encoding Nramp family divalent metal transporter, whose amino-acid sequence is MSDNPYQLSADSVMEPPTTLLGSIKHLGPGLILSASIVGSGELIATTVMGAQAGFVTLWVILVSCLVKVAIQLEFGRHTIATGETTMQALNKLPGPRIGQTHCSIWIWLVLMISKNLQVGGIVGGVALILQIFFPTVPIWVFLVVLSICVSLLVSLGYYVVLEKASIVMIALFTVFTLTSLFMLQFTDNAVSMSDIASGFTFQLPQAALLVAVGAFGITGVGGDEIMVYNYWLIEKGYARHTGPNDGSEAWVRRAKGWIRIMYLDALLSMVVYTVVTMAFYLLGAAILHSRGLVPESGELVETLSQIYTQTLGGGARVAFLVGAFVVLFSTLFAALAAWTRLFGDAFGQIGIYDFQDTNDRRKAIAVLAWTFPVIWSVLYLFMTTPAFMVIVGGVITTFILVLVVVAAIDFRYRRTIDALKPSVWFDIALWASIVAILAVAIQALCSLFFG